In Ovis aries strain OAR_USU_Benz2616 breed Rambouillet chromosome 8, ARS-UI_Ramb_v3.0, whole genome shotgun sequence, a single window of DNA contains:
- the LOC114116165 gene encoding large ribosomal subunit protein P1-like gives MVMEGKINALVKAAGVNTGPSWPGLFAKALASVNIGDLTGKAEASGPEPAAGAPPEGGPAPSTPAALGENKQAEAQKRI, from the coding sequence ATGGTCATGGAGGGCAAGATCAATGCCCTCGTTAAAGCAGCTGGTGTAAACACTGGGCCTTCCTGGCCAGGCCTGTTTGCGAAGGCTTTGGCCAGTGTCAACATCGGAGACCTCACTGGCAAGGCGGAGGCTAGTGGGCCTGAACCAGCAGCTGGTGCTCCACCAGAGGGAGgtcctgccccctccacccctgctGCCCTGGGTGAGAACAAGCAAGCAGAAGcccagaaaagaatctga